The Solanum lycopersicum chromosome 2, SLM_r2.1 DNA window TTCACTACATCATATCTGTTGATTGTTGTTTCTgcctcttttttaaaaaaatagaaatggaTCTATAAGAGGTACAAAGGTAGTAATATTCGAAATAGGAACAATTTGTTGTATTATATCACTGACAAGGCACTTGGACCATAACGGACAATACATTGAAGAATATAACGAGATTGTAGTAATGTTCAAACAACCTTCAAGGCTCTGCATTTATTCATCTCCAATCCTTCTACTTTTGGTACAATTTAATCTAGTCATGTTCTTTTTAATCAACTACATTAACGATATATTGAATCTGAACTTAGGGATCGTTTGATTGGCTATATTAAAAGAACTAGTTCATAGATTATGTAAGGTATTATTTAATATCATGTTTGATAGGAATTTAGGCTTTTATACACCCTAAATGGTATTATaaaatgtattactaatacctttcATTtgaaggtattagtaatacataggATATAATACCATGGGATAAGCctatataaagataaaaatattcctcaaattattttaattattttgtatattttcttgatgttattatttatatttgtactagtaaatttatttaaataaattagcttacaaattTATTTAGAAAGAGTTGTTTGTTATTAATAAATTCAATACAAATTTGAAATGTGGGTTGTATATCTGTATAGGAAGTTTgtgatcttttatatatatatatatatgtttgcttGGTTtactaattatttgtattttaaacaatttaaataattaacataCATATTAAAACTACAACCTGCAATTTTATGTGTACATGTAGatgatttattcaattttgtCATTGTTGAtcgttttttcaattttaaaagtagattgtttatcttttttaaattgaaaaaatgtcGTGTTGTGAGTGATCAATTATTCAAATGACAattatttatcctcaaatagttcaagttaaaaaataacaaacaagaCAACTAAATTGTTCTTCCCATAGCTAGTTAATTAGAAggttataaaaaataacattatccGACAATTATCCATCTTAATCCTGATCcaattacaaaataattcaaggatataattgaaaagaaattttttatagaGTTATAATCCAATCACAATATGAGGTgggaaaaaaatgaatcaaacacttgataaaaataaatccaACATTAGTAATCGAAATACTAATAATCCCTTAATTACTAATTCCTGCATTATTAATACCTGTGTTTACATAAGCATGCCGATTAAAATACCTTGACATGATTAATATTTGACTACAATATACAAGGTTAAACGGAGTTTGATGGagtaatatatataaactataaaGATAGGAAGGAAGCAAATgtacaataacaaacatgatTTTTGGGCCTTCACTACTAGGGAGGCAAAATTGTGATGGCCCAAATCTACTTGTACTAGTTACTACTACTAAGGTTTTAATTCAGGAAATTACACCTAATGATCTTGAAAATGGACGGTCTTGAGCTTTTGGCCTCTAACTTAATTTATAGACGAACCTTCAAAATTTGTTAAAACTTGAAGTTTTGCCCCGTGACGTGAGGTAAAAGTTCAAGATCACCTACCTTCAAGACTAGTCTTATAAATCGCTCGTTTTAATTAGTCGGTAGGCTTGTGATTATTGATGGGTGGTTTGCTGCGGCGAGGCTTGCTTCTTCCACTATAGTCTTTGGTCAGAAGCTTCGTTATTTCATCTTCTACATCAACAAACTCCTTCGATTCTTCCTTCTTACCTATCTCGTGATTCTTCTTGATATCCGCCTAgtaatccactataaatattagtaatagaattcaagaattaaaaaaaatgtgatgttACATTGATCAAAAGGTATATTCATACCTGGTTAATGAAATAGCGTTAAATCAAATTCAGATTACATTAAACATAAGAATGCAATAGGCAATTTATTCCCGATTAATCAActtaattttaatgaatgtgTGTGTTATAACCATCATCAGGCTGTCTAAACTTTAGGTAAATTAACGATCATAAAAAGTAGGATTAATATTCTGAATTTTACTAAGGCGTGtttattcttattaaaaatgcactaataatataagaattaatcattttatttatatatttgtagatAAGTTAaacccattttttttaaattaataaacaacAGACTGATTAATATTGTGCCCCGTGAGTTAGAGCGTGAATGATAGCATCTTTTAAAgtatgtgtgtctatttgtccCCCCGGAGCCGAGGTTgttgaaatatcatttatttttaaattttattttttatttaaaagatattaaaattaaaaagataaatatcaaaaacaaaataacatagataaaatattattctaacagaattaacatgatttttttcatattaatatatacatatatatatttataattaaatgttaatataaatatcaaaaatttcaacgattctaaataattaatttgtcgCGGCATATTTTCGCGAAAATAAACTTGATAAGTGGGAAAAGAGAACCTGAACATTCATGTGAGAGGTCTTCTTTGAATCAAATCCAGCATCTCCTTTCactaccaaaaataaaataaaaatgactgATCGGACAATTTTtattactaattaaaaaaaaaagtaaaaagttcaAAATGATCAGAAAATCATGTTAGCTATGAACTatttagtaatatattttttttaaaaaaaaattgcagtcAGAACAAATAGATCGATtcgaaattaaatattaaaacagAATAGCTAGTAGTagtagtgtatatatatacctgAAAATTGATACACTAGCATTTTTCTAATTCCTCCAGCAGATGCAACGATACCATCCACATGAGAATCCtgaataaatttcaaaagaatatatgtaaatagtaTACTAACAAATAACTGCTAAGAGAACATAATCAAGAATCAGATCAAACGTAATTCTATATACTTTCACATACATAAGAATCAGATCAAACGTAATTCTGTATACTTTAACGTACATGATCTTTTTCTATAGAGGTAAACTTTAGCCACTCTTTCTTCCTTAGCTTTCCTACAGAAAGCAAAGAAGGGGAGAAATATTACTACTTAGCTTGTAAATAGCggctattaaaaaaaatttaaatgtatgaATTGAAGTGTAGTTACCAAACAGAACATTAGCTGAAGTGTGTTGTTGTGGTTGAAGAATGAGCAAAGCAATTACAAGTACAAGCTGAATATTGAAACCAAGTGACACCATATTATTATCAACTTAAATAAGCATAgattaattttctctttttctcgaGTGGGAGTAGTAAATATATAGTAGAATTAATGTGGGATTTTTATacagttttttcaaaaataaaagttttgagTCAAAGTTAGGATTCCCACACCTGTCTGtcttattctattattattatataatatacttCGGTAATCTCAActcttcaaatatattaatttaacaaaacttattaataaacTGTTCGGAGTGATAAGcatcaattttaatattaaaaaaaaaaaaactttttaggtagaaataagaaaaatgtaatAGTTCGGTTAAATTTacgggaaaattatatataatagcaaactaataacctaaaataaatgaagtagctagagtttgatttaattgtgctccatagtaAACATTTGCAAAAAgttgtcaggcgcctctctcccaaaatctTGCTCGTCACTCTCCTttaatctctcgctcgcttcctcactttttatataaacacaagtgtataaaaattgtttctaattgtacaaagcagagaaaattatatagatGCAGATATTTTTGTTTCCCTCTCTCttctcttccagatctcgctcgacACTCTCCCAAATaacgctcgccaccctcgcctttctcacttatacaaacagaagcgaaatgtataaattgcgtttctgtttgtacaaagtgtgagaaaattgtatatacacatgcaagtatatattttcgtcttatacacttataattatacaataaaaatactcccctacccagtttcttttgtctctCTCTTtatcgttttatacaatttttaaattgtatttaatttctctctttctcgttttatacaattcgattcaattataCATTCTTTGTCAAGTCTcctttgtctttctctctttctcattttatataaattcaaattgtatataatcattctatacacttataataatataattcattttatacacttcgtttttatacagttctctatCCAAgtgtctttctttttcttgttttatatacttcgttttatataatttgttttaactgtatatgtatagcgaattatacaatttctatgtttgctatggagcaaaattatgtaaactttgctataacatacaaatataaattttttatttgttatacgTAAAGTTACcctgaatttatttattaatatgataaatatataatatgaacCAAAGGTGTAATTTtctactaatattttattttgaaggaCAAAACAATAAGAATCAAAAATATTGGATTTGAACAAGGTAAGTCATAgtttatctttaattttaaaaaaaagttgtcagTAATTTTATAAGAGATGATGAGCTGTTATATATGGTTCCACAAGGTGCCATGCAAATCATGAGTAGATAACGGAGAGTGAATTATTAGtaccaaaattaaattaaatgtacTTTAATCTTATTCACAGATTCGGCTACTGTACACCaccttaaagtttttaaaaagtgtgtgaaaaatataaaataataaaataaacaaatagtgATATGCTTTGGATGCCATTTCGGCTTCTACTAAGGTAATcttgtaaaaatatttgtacCGTCTTGTtacttaaaagttaaaacaaaattacTGTTTATACAATCTTGTTAAATACTCAATAGCATTGATTggtaaatttaaaacaaattaataagtattagttaGTGTTTAGATAACAGTACTCACTccatttcaaataattaaattgcaaGGAAGAAAATTAGgacataaatttaatattactttttattattatccttattaattattgtcaaattaatttttaaaaggtaTAAGACATAAATATGTCTTTTTATTCGGCTTTAAATCACATTTATGtcttcaactttgggtgtgcataagtagacacttaaacttgtataaagttgaacaaatagacagaCGCACacgtcctacatgtcattttttatcctACGTGATTTCTACCCATgcaggactcatgtgtttatttatttaaaagttgaatagttAAAATGTCTGTTTACGCATTATAAAAGTTAgaggtcaaaattaaaatttaaaatcgaaTTTAGGGTTCaatatatgtaattaattataataaataatttcaatactaattaatttataatacaaaACTCTTAAAATATATCGATCGAGTCTTTCATCCATAATAGTGGACTATTTCAATCGAGTcttcaaaactaaaatttataaaatatactaattcacttttaaatttGGTGAAGATGACGTGTAGAGTATAACACCAATGGAGTATTAATTTGTCAATAtagtgaataattttttttattataatgtcAGTCACATTAATGTAAGGAATTACTAAGAAAAGAATTCAGATCAATTGAAGTTTCTTGAACTTACGggtttgatttgtttttttaaatatcaaattatattatttgtgtcggttttttaaatcaataaattaaattaaattaataaaattcaattttttcaatctCGAGTTTTTTCACTAAAGTATTAattcaaacatataatttacttgtatgTAAAATACTTATTCAGTTCAACCAAAATATAACTATTTAAGATGTTTCttaagaatataacataaacaatgatatgattaatgacactaaagtatccaaaaataaataataataataacaataatgaaatcatgtaaaaaaattgcaaattaacaagtcataatgaaaatgatcataattaaaAGGTACTAAattatgctaaaataagtttaataagcattagttacatgactaaatatttaaagaaaattaaaattagattatgtattttaattgtctaaaccaAACGTTAAatcaaagaacaaatattcttagggataatttttttttttggatattagtattaatttgattttgatttaagttttattataattactaatGCATGTGGACTATAAGCTTTATGGaactattcaaatttttgaacttcaagcttgaaataatacattaaaagattaaaaaccatgaaaaagaaTAGGAAATATTTAACAATTAGatgaaagtaaatatttttatgtataaaataaattttttaaaattatatataatatcggATTTATTTGGTCTCGAGTTGATTCTTT harbors:
- the LOC101249416 gene encoding uncharacterized protein codes for the protein MVSLGFNIQLVLVIALLILQPQQHTSANVLFGKLRKKEWLKFTSIEKDHDSHVDGIVASAGGIRKMLVYQFSVKGDAGFDSKKTSHMNVQADIKKNHEIGKKEESKEFVDVEDEITKLLTKDYSGRSKPRRSKPPINNHKPTD